Part of the Notamacropus eugenii isolate mMacEug1 chromosome 5, mMacEug1.pri_v2, whole genome shotgun sequence genome is shown below.
CTTCACAGAGACGCCCCTGTAAACATTTTTGCAGGATCTTCTCATGATTTGCACAGCTCTAGTCAGATAGaaatgaagagctttaaaatgaAAGTTGTTCATATAAGCCTCCCGGGACTCACAGCATTTTCTCACTGCTTCGTTAAAGGCTGAGTAAATCTTAGGGTTTTCCAACGTGTAAGCAATAACAGCAATTTCAAATAGCATCTCcattctgtttttgctttttttctttttccaaatattttctgcCTCTACCCAAGCTTCATCGAAATTTGAGTTCATTGCCCTTTCTTGAGCTAAGAGTTCTTTTGCCTTCATCTCCATAGTCTTTTCACAGCCCACATACTGGTCATCAAAAGCATTGTGTTCAAGGCTAATGACATTTTCTGACAATCCAACTTTTtcctggaaaagagaatgaaatctcAATTGCATTCTGAAAGTAATCAGAGACATGAACTACCTGGTGATGAAAGTGCAAATGGACCTACatggccttttctttttttttttttaaagattcagtttctctatctagtctagtCTGGAAATGCAGTGGCAGCTGTTCTCACTGCTGACTGGCACTAAAGTTTTAGCAGGCTGGTGCTGCCTGCTCTCCCAACActctttccctcactctcttTCCCATGGGTTCACCATATTGGTATTGGATTTATTTTGAACACCTCATTGGCTTTGGTCCtattgcagctcagaactccagagTTCAAGTGATTCACCAATATCAGCTTCCCCAGTAGCAGGGATTATAGGCATTCACCATCATGCCTGGCTTCTCATAGTCTTTGGAGAAACATTGGAAGAACATGAAGAGAGGCTGATGAAAGACTGGATCTACCAGAGGAAACTGCTCTGAAGCTGTCAGTAGACAAATGTCAAAagtttttgttcatcttttgcAAAGCTTTTGTTAAGTATGTGGGTCACCTGATATCCTAACAAAATATGAGTCTTGACCAAGAGAATGTAGAAGAGTTTCTGCATTGATTGAGTCCCCTCAGTCTTTGAGATTCAAAGGCTTTATAGAGGATTTGGTGGTTGTTCTTGCAAATTTGTTAAGTATATTGCTGTTTCTTGATAATGGTTAAGTAATAtgattaagtggttaaatggttAAGAATGACTTTATCCATGCATATATCATTGAGGAGATTCAGAAATTAAAGGGTAAGGAATGAAAAATTGTCGTAAAAACCAACAAAGCCCTTTGGATGGATGATCTGACTATTGTGAAAACAATCCTTCAAAGGTCGTCTGTTTCCTTACAAATAAACCTGTGTTGGCCTATGTATAACCAAGTAAAAACCCTTCTGTTCTTGAGAAAGATGCCAGCCTGGAAGGTCTGAGAGCTATCCTGAGGGATGCCCACCAGAGATCAACTGCATTTACCAAGAGAAATTTGGTTGACAGTGAGACTCATTACTCTGTCCATGGGCTTGAGTTCTTGACTTTGAAGTGGGCTCTCACTGAAAAGTTCAAAGACTACATGTATGAAACAAAACTTCATGTGTAGACTAACAATCCTTTGACTCATAGTTGGACCAGTGCCAATTTAGATACCATTTTCCAGATTTGGGCAGCACCACTAGCCAATACTACTTCAAAATTTGCTACAGGCTAGGAAAACTAATGTGGATGTGGGTGACCTGTTCCAAAGGCCACATGGTAATGAAGCTGAAGTGACACTGAAAGGTGGGAGAGGCATGTATATATGACACCCAAGCTGTGGGACTAGAATTAAGTGGAAGTGTAGTTGAGAACTTGGGACTCCTTCCAGATAGAGttgttaattttgtttcattgaaCCAATCTTTCTTATCTTAGTTGTCTGTGGGTAACTGGCAGCAAGAGAAGATGGTGGATGAAGTGCTAAAAGAAGGCATACTAGGCAAAAAGCAAGTTAATGACACTAAGGGACTTTTATTAGGCAGAAAGAATCTTACTGTGGAGAAAATGgcagaaatgagagttatgcaatgGAGCGCTGAACTGGCCTGGGATTCATTCCGTAGCAGGAAATAGTTGGTACTAATCAGAATATAGTACTCTATGGCCATGAGAGCTCTGTGTGATGGCTTTGGAAATATGGGTCAAAAAAGGattctagagctgaaaagaaacagATCTGCCTGACCCAAGATAACTTTAGATGCTTCCAAGGAGTGTGATGCTTGTGCTCAGTGTGTGCAAAGGAAAGCAATGACAATTCATGCTTCATATTTGGAGAACATAAACACcagcaaatatttaaaatttacctgcactgattttttttaacctctggAAGGAGAGACTGAGAATATAAGCCATATACCAGGGCTATATCTTACCAGATACAGATAAGCATTGCCAAGAAGTATCTTTCAGCGTATGGGGAGCCTTCAAGACAATGAGTTCCTCATCACTGTAGGTCTTCTAATGAAGACCAAATGCTGCCTTGTTGAGAATATTGAGGTTGCTAGTAAGGCTTTAGGTAATGGACTTTTGAGGCTAATTTCAAGGTTGTAATTCTACGATTTTGTGAGGAGCTGTGATCTTTCCATCTTCCCAGGAAGAACTTAGGATCAAGAGACCTGGGCTGGAGGAGAACAAGATGAATGCCATCTTGAAGCAACCTTGATAACTAGGACTGATATGACAAGTTCATTCTTATGAAATCAAAATCTTGCTTAAGTAGTAACTTGCTTTAGAATGTAAAACTTAGATTAtcacagaattagaatgaaaatgtagaaactgcaaagtGTTGTTACATTCTTGATGTTTTCCAACTATTGcttatttcatttgctctttaAACCTACACAAATGTAAAACTCCATGGAGAATTGGAACAGTGTTCAGAGTGACTTGACCTTTGTTTAAACAAGACCATTTGggtttatataattattattctgcctgatttttttttctcccataatgTTGTGGACAAAATTAGTACAGGAATACATTGggaagcagtgtggtacagtggaggtCATTCATTGCCTTCCCCGCTTACATTAAACTATTTTAATGGTGTCAAAATTCTGTGATGGATTTTTGgtcattatttccatttaaaaattactgatttCAAAAactaatagcttaaaactgccaCCAACAAAATAGTCCTAAAACATTGCTTTCCTCCTGAAACTTTTATGATGTATTGTGATCATGAACTAGTCTTTAAGTATTAAACTTCAATAGCCAATTGAGACAAACTGTTCTGAGACCTTCTTTCTACCACTTATCAATTCTGGGGTGCCAGGTATTGTGTGGAACATTCATTTAGCCTTCTGGGCAGATCTTGTTACCTTGCCAGCTCCAGTAGACCTTCTTGTCAACTGCCTCAATGACATCAACTGCAATGGTTTGCCTCATAGCAACATGACCCAGAGGAAGACAATCAGAGAAGTTCTACGCACTTCGGCTTGCCTGGAACAATGTCAACTATGCAGCATCTCCAGATTTCAGGAATTTAGGGCCATCTTCCAGCTTCTTTCCACAACAATGATCCATCTTCTTCAGTTCAAGAAACTTGCAAGCAAAGTGAAGAGTGTGACAGTCCAGAACAGGTGCCTAGCCAGCACTGATTTGACTTGCATGGTTCAGGATAATGACCTGCATGGTGAAGCCAGCTGCCTTCCATGGgtgaattgttctttttttttttaagtattgttACTTTTAAGTATTGttacttgtctcttttttttttcttatttaatattttattttttcccaattacgtgtaaaaacagtttaaactttatttttttttcagattttgagttccaattatCTCCCTCTATTACCTTTCCCCTTGTTTAGAAGGTAAGCAGTTTTTTGACAtacatgcaaaacacatttccacataagtcattctgtgaaagaaaagacAGGTAAAAatacccaagaaaaataaagaaaaagtacctttgatctgcattcaggctgtaccaattctttctctggagatgagcaacatctttcatcataagtcctacagaattatcttggatcactgtattgctgagaatagctaagttattcatagtacattatcatataatattgctgctaACTGTGtgcaatgctctcctggttctgctcatttcactttgtatcagttcatgtatacTTCCTCATAGTATATATTAGtgtttaattttcccacattccctccaacatttgtcagttttctttttcagtcgtattagtcaatctgacaggtgtgaggtagtcgctcagagttgctttaatttgcatttctctagttaatgatttagagcatttaaaaaatattacaatagatagctttgattactttgtctgaaaactgttcatatcatttgaccttttattaattgaagaatttgactcagttttctatatgtttgaaaaatgaagtctttatcaagGAAACtcactgtaaattttttttttcatagtaatGATTACTATGTACTTCCACCTATTCTATTTCCCCCGTTTGTCGTACTCTCTCCTTTTACTTTGTTTATTCTTAAATGAACTTTtattctgacttttacctcccccaaactaccctcccttctatcaactcccttcccttctcttatccctttcccctcctactttcctgtatggtgaGGTAGATTTCTACACTAAATtgaatgtatatattattcccccTTTGAGGCAGTTCTGATGAGTGTAAGATTTGcatgcaagtagccagaaagatatttcaattatatttttggctgcttgcagtattttctccttgatctgggaggtctggaatttggctataatattcctgggagttttcatttcgggatctctttcaggaagtgataggtagattcttttaatttctattttaccccctgattctagaatatcagagcagttttccttgattaatttcttggaagatggtgtccaggctctttttttcatcatgacttacaggtagtccaataattcttaaattatctttcttgcatctattttctagatcacctgttttttcaatgagacatttcacattttcttttattttttcattcttttgattttgtttgtttcttgatgtaTCATAAAGTCTTAGCTTCAACTTTcttaattctaacttttaagaaattgttttcttcaatgagcttttgtaccccCCTTTCTATTTGACCTTTTTAAGGAGTACTTtacttcagtgagtttttgcatCTTTTCCTATCTGACCAATATTGCTTTACAAGACATCCTTTTCTTCATTGGATTCGTTGGATTTtatcattttgactattttatttttaagtgttattttcttcagtatgtttaTGCCTCCTGTTTTGCAAACTGTTGaattttatcatgattttcttgcaccactctcatttctcttcccattttttcatctctctctcttctttgattttcaaaatccttttttagctcttctatggcctgagcccagtTCATATGTTCCTTTGAGGCTCTGGATGTAAGaggtttgactttgttatcttcttttgagtgtgttttttgatcttccttgtcaccatagtaaatgatgatttctatggtcagattttcttttgctcatttttcagcctatttttttttttttactataaactTTATACTAAATTGGGGCTCTGCTTCCCAAATGGAGGGGGCACTAACCcaagcttcatattttttctacAACTGTTTTAAGAGATAGTTCTGGGGAATCTTTAAGTTTTTTGGCTCTTTCAAGGTGGTAAAATCTAggaagaggtgtgtttactactttcCTCTACTGTATACTGGTTTGAGAGTGACTATAAGCACTGCTTTTGACCCTAGAACTGTGACCTGGGTTCCAGCTCCCTTGTGGCCTcaagctctgctgtgctagtgctcTACCTCACACTGGGCCTGTGACCTAGATCCAAGTGACACTgatccaagtataggcaatgCAGAAGAATCCTGCCTCTGGCGCCAGCAAAGGTACCCCTGttaatctccttctgactttGATTCCCTTACTTTCTGTGGACTGATAAGTATGGAAATCACCACTGCTGCCTCTGATTCAGTCACCCAggaggcctgctcctggttttctggTGCCTAGTCTGTGCTGGTCTGGCCTTCACTGGACTTCACTCTACTCTCATCCTAGAGCAACAGACTTTTTCtgtcaaccttctaagttgtcttgggctggaaaattgtttcaccccatctttttgtgggttctactgctctagaatttgtttagagtcattactTAAAGGAATTTGtaggagagctcaggtgagtccttaccttttctctgccatcttggctctgtgtcCATGGATCATTCTTGCTATCACTAATCATATTATCATGGTGGATATCTTTGAGAGTCATGTTCTTGACATTGAAACCAATATTATTCCTAGACAGAGCCTCACTTCCTGATGCATATCAACAGATTTTTCTTCAATTGTAATATTGACTGGAGCAAAGATGACCAGCATGCCTGGTTTTAGAACACCCATCTCCATATGGCCAACAAATGCACCACCAATAATGCCAATCTTGTAGACATCTTGGAGGGGTAGACACAGGGGCTTCTCAGTTGGGTGATTTGGTGGCAGGATGTAATCAAAGCTTTAAGCAATAGAGTTTTATTAGACTTGCCATCTTGACATGTGACTTTTCATCCTTTGCGTTAGAGCTTGGCTCCAGCATGTTGTCACCATTCAACCTGAAATTGGCACAAAAGCTATTGTGTCAGGGTTGTAGCCAGTTTTCTTAATATGGGCACTAACTTGATTACTTCCTCATATCTCTTATGGTTATGGTAAGGGATTCACTGGAATTCATTTTGTTGACACCAATAATTAGTTATTTCACACC
Proteins encoded:
- the LOC140504920 gene encoding ecto-ADP-ribosyltransferase 5-like isoform X1 — translated: MTLKDIHHDNMISDSKNDPWTQSQDGREKEKVGLSENVISLEHNAFDDQYVGCEKTMEMKAKELLAQERAMNSNFDEAWVEAENIWKKKKSKNRMEMLFEIAVIAYTLENPKIYSAFNEAVRKCCESREAYMNNFHFKALHFYLTRAVQIMRRSCKNVYRGVSVKVHREGAKEMRFGQFASTSLKEDKARSFAKTSGSSGTLFKVYTCEGASIEDLSFYPDEREVLIPPYEVFSVSEPEKNGLKTFELRSTRTYSKFNCAYQEASANKVAVPEQLTTILFSGVLTLVLQAHSQILI